The Diadema setosum chromosome 1, eeDiaSeto1, whole genome shotgun sequence genome has a window encoding:
- the LOC140228104 gene encoding homeobox protein SIX6-like yields MVWTETETSSGGDRGALRAAQALAQYYSLHDPRNSESLARLAHMYSMQPFVPFPAAAPGGTLFPLPAALPTLCFSPTQIASVCETLEESGDIERLARFLWSLPVAPGTCEALSKNESVLRARAVVSFHQGNFRELYHILENHRFTKDSHAKLQAMWLEAHYQEAEKLRGRPLGPVDKYRVRKKFPLPRTIWDGEQKTHCFKERTRSLLREWYLQDPYPNPTKKRELAQATGLTPTQVGNWFKNRRQRDRAAAAKNRLQQQQQQALQNSSVSNSAHSPPLTEGATRLLSPHPDSPSPRSLVDSPPLDSPPPPGYHDDDHDDDDR; encoded by the exons ATGGTTTGGACGGAGACCGAGACATCGTCGGGCGGCGACCGGGGCGCTTTGAGGGCAGCCCAGGCGCTGGCACAGTACTACAGCTTACATGATCCCCGAAACAGCGAAAGCCTGGCCAGGTTAGCCCACATGTACAGCATGCAGCCGTTTGTGCCCTTTCCCGCCGCGGCACCGGGCGGCACCCTGTTCCCGCTGCCGGCCGCTCTCCCGACCCTCTGCTTTTCGCCGACGCAGATCGCCAGCGTGTGCGAAACCTTGGAAGAAAGCGGCGACATCGAGCGACTGGCCCGATTTCTCTGGTCCTTACCCGTCGCTCCAGGAACCTGTGAGGCGCTGAGCAAGAACGAAAGTGTTTTACGGGCCCGAGCCGTAGTGTCGTTTCACCAGGGCAACTTTCGTGAACTCTACCACATTCTGGAGAACCACAGGTTTACAAAGGACTCGCATGCCAAACTGCAGGCAATGTGGCTGGAAGCTCACTATCAGGAGGCAGAAAAGCTGAGGGGAAGACCCCTTGGACCTGTCGACAAGTACAGAGTCCGAAAGAAGTTCCCTTTGCCAAGGACCATCTGGGACGGAGAGCAGAAGACTCATTGTTTTAAGGAGAGAACGCGGAGTTTGCTTCGAGAGTGGTACCTTCAGgacccttaccctaaccctaccaAAAAGCGAGAACTGGCTCAGGCCACTGGACTTACACCGACTCAGGTCGGCAACTGGTTCAAAAACCGGAGACAACGGGACAGGGCAGCCGCTGCGAAAAACAG ActgcagcaacaacagcagcaggcCCTGCAGAACTCCAGCGTGTCCAACTCGGCTCACTCCCCGCCGCTCACCGAGGGGGCGACCCGCCTCCTGAGTCCGCACCCCGACAGTCCATCGCCGCGGTCGCTCGTCGACTCGCCACCGCTCGACTCGCCGCCTCCGCCGGGCTATCACGACGacgatcatgatgatgatgaccgCTAG